The Glycine soja cultivar W05 chromosome 8, ASM419377v2, whole genome shotgun sequence genome has a window encoding:
- the LOC114421984 gene encoding uncharacterized protein LOC114421984 yields MVKVATYFAMTLGAFVFWQSMDKLHVWIALRQDEKKERLEKEAEIRRVREELLQQQASQKDSLS; encoded by the exons atggTGAAAGTGGCGACGTACTTCGCGATGACGCTTGGAGCCTTCGTGTTCTGGCAGTCCATGGACAAACTCCATGTCTGGATCGCTCTTCGTCAAGACGAAAAG AAAGAGAGGTTGGAGAAGGAAGCGGAGATCAGAAGGGTTAGAGAAGAATTATTGCAGCAGCAGGCCAGTCAGAAGGATTCTCTTTCTTGA